Proteins encoded together in one Amphiprion ocellaris isolate individual 3 ecotype Okinawa chromosome 14, ASM2253959v1, whole genome shotgun sequence window:
- the kl gene encoding klotho, translated as MRDLIALLTFLAFTSAAAKPNAGLKTWSRFSKLPYPGDKAFLYDTFPEDFIWAVGTAAYQVEGAFEKDGKGLSIWDTFTRGGNRMATGDVGSDSYHNIHADIRAIGQLGVSHYRFSLSWSRIFPNGTRGSYNKIGTNYYRTLIKRLKEIRVQPVVTLYHWDLPDHLQQSLGGWSNPELVGIFKDYADFCFHTFGDDVKYWITIDNPFVVARHGYGTGVVAPGIKNDPDLPFRVGHNLLKAHAAAWHLYDRHYRPRQHGKLSMALASHWIKPSRTRLESLRECQCSLDHVLGWFARPLFTDGDYPPCMKARLGSRLPSFTQEEREQVRGTADFFALSHGAALSFQLINDSLKFGQQEDLDLRMLLYWVNAEYDRPPIFVVQSGWYVLGNTKTEDPKHMYYLKTFIAEALKSIVIDGVNVIGYTAWSLIDGFEWHREYGIRRGLYYVDFNTPDMKREPKTSATFYRNVIQRNGFPELPENRPAQGVFPCDFAWGVSANSIQVESTPSQFADPSVYRWNVNNGELMRLEGFSSPPLHRNTHCADYATVRQQVDEIRQMGVNHFHFSLNWSALVPSGDVARPNAALLGYYRCFTRQLLQASVTPVVTLWHHTRQRSSLPAPLDTANKWLNRETPEAFADYARLCYRELGAHVKIWITLNEPNDEMVSYQEGHQMLRAHALAWHAYDREFRHLQGGQVSLALHMDWVEPAFSFSREDVEPAKRVLDFFVGWFAEPVFGSGDYPLGMRSWLRQLNSLDLPVFNEEDRRLVKGTYDFFAISHFSTKLVTHAKEDSYTYTAVLEVQHMIDTTWIMSSMPVVPWGLRKALNWVKEHYSDVPVYVMANGVQEDPARFKDSLRVYYLYNYINEALKAYTLDGVNLKGYFAYALSDQRDPGFGLYGQVHEEVIVKASLSNYRNIIQHNGFPVQGAEPQQCPSLPQPCLGCHVLTKRPVVGFLTLVGSGVLITLGLIIYYSSRRHKECY; from the exons ATGAGAGACCTGATCGCCCTTTTGACTTTTCTCGCCTTCACCTCTGCGGCCGCAAAACCCAACGCTGGTTTGAAAACGTGGAGTCGCTTCAGTAAGCTGCCCTATCCAGGAGACAAGGCTTTCCTCTACGATACCTTCCCCGAGGACTTCATATGGGCGGTGGGCACAGCTGCGTACCAGGTGGAGGGCGCGTTTGAGAAGGACGGCAAAGGCCTCTCCATTTGGGACACTTTTACGCGCGGCGGGAACCGGATGGCCACCGGAGATGTGGGCAGCGACAGCTACCACAACATCCACGCCGACATCCGAGCCATCGGGCAACTCGGGGTGAGTCACTACCGGTTCTCCCTGTCCTGGTCCAGGATATTTCCCAACGGCACACGCGGCAGTTACAACAAAATCGGCACCAACTACTACCGGACGCTCATCAAGCGGCTGAAGGAGATCCGGGTGCAGCCGGTGGTGACGCTGTACCACTGGGACCTGCCCGACCACCTGCAGCAGAGCCTCGGCGGCTGGAGCAACCCGGAGCTGGTGGGGATCTTCAAGGACTACGCGGATTTCTGTTTCCACACTTTCGGGGACGATGTTAAGTACTGGATCACCATCGATAACCCGTTTGTGGTGGCGCGCCACGGATATGGCACCGGAGTGGTCGCTCCCGGGATAAAGAACGACCCTGACCTGCCGTTCCGGGTTGGACACAATCTGCTCAAG GCTCATGCAGCAGCGTGGCATCTCTACGACCGCCACTACCGTCCCCGACAGCATGGGAAACTGTCCATGGCTCTGGCCTCTCACTGGATCAAGCCCAGTCGCACCCGGCTGGAGAGCCTGCGAGAGTGCCAGTGCTCCCTGGACCACGTCCTGGGCTGGTTCGCCCGGCCGCTGTTCACAGACGGAGATTACCCCCCCTGCATGAAGGCCAGGCTGGGCTCCCGGCTGCCGTCCTTCACCCAGGAGGAGAGGGAGCAGGTGAGGGGAACCGCTGACTTCTTCGCCCTCTCTCACGGAGCGGCCCTCAGCTTCCAGCTCATCAACGACAGCCTGAAGTTCGGGCAGCAGGAGGACCTGGACCTGAGGATGCTGCTCTACTGGGTCAACGCAGAGTATGACAGGCCGCCCATCTTTGTGGTGCAGAGCGGTTG GTATGTCCTCGGCAACACCAAGACAGAAGACCCAAAACACATGTACTACCTCAAGACGTTCATCGCAGAGGCACTGAAAT CAATCGTCATAGATGGAGTGAACGTGATCGGATACACAGCCTGGTCTCTGATAGACGGCTTTGAGTGGCACAGAGAATATGGCATCCGACGGGGACTTTACTACGTGGACTTCAACACTCCTGACATGAAGAGGGAGCCGAAGACATCTGCCACattttacag AAATGTCATCCAGAGAAATGGTTTCCCAGAACTTCCAGAGAACAGACCAGCACAGGGAGTCTTCCCCTGTGATTTTGCATGGGGGGTGTCAGCCAACTCGATAcag GTGGAGTCCACACCCAGCCAGTTTGCAGACCCCAGTGTTTACCGCTGGAACGTCAACAACGGGGAGCTGATGAGGCTGGAGGGCTTCAGTTCACCTCCATTACACCGAAACACACACTGTGCTGATTACGCCACCGTCCGACAACAG GTGGATGAAATCAGACAGATGGGGGTAAACCACTTCCACTTCTCCCTCAACTGGTCGGCTCTGGTGCCGAGCGGCGACGTGGCTCGTCCCAACGCCGCTCTGCTGGGTTACTACCGCTGCTTTACCCGCCAGCTGCTGCAGGCCAGCGTCACTcctgtggtcactctgtggCATCACACACGGCAGCGCAGCAGCCTGCCGGCCCCGCTGGACACCGCCAACAAATGGCTGAACAG gGAGACTCCTGAGGCCTTTGCAGACTATGCCAGACTTTGCTACAGAGAGCTGGGGGCCCATGTGAAGATCTGGATCACCCTGAATGAGCCCAATGATGAGATGGTGAGCTACCAGGAGGGCCATCAGATGCTGAGAGCTCACGCTCTGGCCTGGCACGCATATGACCGCGAGTTTAGACATTTACAGGGAGGACAG gtgtctctgGCTCTGCACATGGACTGGGTGGAGCCAGCGTTTTCTTTCAGCCGAGAAGACGTGGAGCCGGCTAAAAGGGTTTTAGACTTCTTCGTTGGCTGGTTCGCGGAGCCCGTCTTCGGCAGTGGGGATTATCCTCTGGGGATGAGGAGCTGGCTGCGTCAGCTCAACTCACTTGA CCTGCCAGTTTTCAATGAGGAGGACAGACGGTTAGTTAAGGGGACATATGACTTCTTTGCCATTAGCCACTTCAGCACCAAACTGGTGACTCATGCCAAGGAAGACTc ATACACCTACACAGCAGTGCTCGAGGTCCAACATATGATCGACACCACTTGGATCATGTCCTCGATGCCTGTCGTGCCCTGGGGCCTGAGGAAAGCCCTCAACTGG GTGAAGGAACACTACTCTGATGTGCCGGTGTATGTGATGGCTAACGGGGTGCAGGAGGATCCAGCCCGCTTCAAAGACAGCCTGAGAGTTTACTACCTGTACAACTACATTAATGAAGCACTGAAAG CGTACACTCTGGACGGGGTGAACCTGAAGGGCTACTTTGCCTACGCGCTGAGCGACCAAAGGGACCCTGGGTTTGGCTTGTACGGCCAAGTCCACGAAGAAGTCATCGTCAAGGCCTCACTCTCCAACTATCGCAACATCATCCAGCACAATGGCTTCCCCGTTCAGGGAGCCGAACCCCAGCAGTGTCCCAGTTTGCCTCAGCCCTGCCTGGGCTGCCACGTTCTCACCAAGAGGCCTGTGGTGGGCTTCTTGACTCTGGTAGGTTCAGGGGTGCTCATCACCCTGGGcctcattatttattattcatcCAGGAGACACAAGGAGTGTTACTGA
- the rfc3 gene encoding replication factor C subunit 3: MSLWVDKYRPTSLGKLDFHKEQATQLKNLVQCGDFPHLLVYGPSGAGKKTRIMCLLRELYGAGVEKLRIEHQTIVAPSKKKIEINTIASNYHLEVNPSDAGNQDRVVIQELIKTVAQSQQIQSSTQREFKVVLLTEVDRLTKDAQHALRRTMEKYMATCRLILCSTSTSKVIGPIRSRCLAVRVPLPSTEEVCSVLTSVCKKEGLLLPPELAKQISEKSGRNLRKALLMCEACRVQQYPFSVDQDVPETDWVVYLRETANAIVSQQTPQRLLEVRARLYELLTHCVPPDVIMKGLVKELLSNCDGQLKTEVAHMAAYYEHRLQLGNKAIYHLEAFIAKFMAIYKKFMEDGLDAMMF; encoded by the exons ATGAGTTTATGGGTGGACAAATATCGTCCGACCTCCCTCGGGAAACTGGACTTTCATAAAGAGCAAGCGACTCAGCTGAAAAACCTG GTCCAATGTGGCGACTTCCCACACTTGCTGGTGTACGGTCCGTCTGGTGCCGGGAAGAAGACCCGCATCATGTGTCTGCTGAGGGAGTTGTATGGAGCAGGAGTGGAGAAGCTTCGCATAGAGCACCAGACCATCGTG GCTCCCTCAAAGAAGAAAATTGAGATCAACACAATAGCCAGCAACTATCACTTGGAAGTCAACCCAAG TGATGCAGGAAACCAGGACCGTGTGGTGATTCAAGAGCTGATTAAAACTGTGGCTCAGTCCCAGCAAATCCAGTCAAGCACCCAGAGAGAGTTCAAAG TGGTGTTGCTAACAGAGGTGGACAGACTCACAAAGGATGCCCAGCATGCTTTGCGTCGTACAATGGAAAAGTACATGGCTACCTGCCGTCTCATCCTCTgctctacctccacctccaaagtCATTGGACCGATTCGGAGCCGTTGTCTGGCTGTCAGAGTTCCACTGCCGAGCACAGAAGAG GTCTGTAGTGTTCTCACATCCGTCTGTAAAAAGGAGGGTCTGCTTCTCCCTCCTGAGCTGGCCAAACAGATCAGTGAGAAATCTGGTCGCAACCTCCGCAAAGCCCTTTTGATGTGCGAGGCCTGCAGAGTGCAGCA GTATCCGTTCTCAGTGGACCAAGACGTCCCAGAGACGGACTGGGTAGTCTACCTCAGAGAAACAGCTAATGCCATCGTCAGCCAGCAGACACCTCAGAG GTTGTTGGAGGTTCGGGCCAGACTGTACGAGCTGCTGACTCACTGTGTTCCTCCTGACGTTATCATGAAG GGTTTGGTGAAAGAACTGCTGAGTAACTGTGATGGCCAGTTGAAGACGGAGGTTGCCCACATGGCAGCCTACTATGAACACAGACTACAGCTGGGCAACAAAGCTATCTACCATCTAGAGGCTTTCATCGCGAAGTTCATGGCCATCTACAAGAAGTTCATGGAGGACGGTCTGGATGCCATGATGTTTTGA